The following are from one region of the Syngnathus acus chromosome 19, fSynAcu1.2, whole genome shotgun sequence genome:
- the eif2ak1 gene encoding eukaryotic translation initiation factor 2-alpha kinase 1 isoform X2 codes for MDQKEKNIVEILAKIIEEASDTDSHHEVLLAGRRDSSVQEFASAIPNHLLMGSLLELLCFVYESNPARSRTLFKVIGQRLASMNLLSPLAISDEFSTVRLQHNRAFTELLNAVSSSPYSLEQQSLNINTHNPALRQKERLFQAQTSRYLSEFEEIGRIGKGSYGNVYKVLNKLDGQCYAVKKILIKKVSKEDCMKVLREVKVLSSLQHVNIVGYHTAWMEHVQSTTYAENRLPELATQEDISDEDLDSSSSSYSVVFQSRSQPQVNCSSNAAVPPSNGPPGNPLALTQEKGQEACPSMMRRIPENYVPCVFLGQRGPIKTSKCPAVGWDTSGLLEEESSNSGIEVNNNSSCVEKKCEQYSDNKQMAKPAKEVRLHLMLYIQMQLCERSLKDWMTERNSKPKEEQISRCPYGCVNAENTFSLLRKILEGVEYIHTSGIIHRDLKPRNIFLNGHDCHVRIGDFGLACSGLILNNPESVISPTDDSPHTTGVGTFVYAAPEQLRSSHYDSKSDMYSIGVLALELFQPFGTEMERVRTLGDLREGKISESFSNRWPVLANYISKLTSIEPGTRPTASQLLQSELFCSKDVVICGLKKKVAAQEEEIHLLRKQIQRLQSSHSTFQNCQSWEDT; via the exons ATggaccaaaaagaaaaaaacattgttgaaATACTAGCAAAAATAATCGAAGAAG CTTCCGACACCGACAGTCACCATGAAGTTCTCTTGGCGGGTAGACGCGACTCGTCCGTCCAAGAGTTTGCCTCAGCTATCCCCAACCACCTCCTCATGGGCTCCCTGCTGGAGCTTTTGTGCTTTGTTTACGAAAGTAATCCAGCACGCTCGCGAACATTATTTAAAG TTATTGGCCAGCGGTTAGCTTCTATGAATCTTCTCTCACCTTTGGCCATAAGTGACGAGTTCAGCACAGTCAGACTCCAACACAATCGGGCCTTCACCGAGCTGCTAAACGCTGTTAGCTCCTCACCGTACTcactg GAGCAGCAAAGCCttaacataaacacacacaaccctGCACTGAG ACAAAAGGAGAGACTCTTTCAAGCCCAGACGTCCCGTTATTTAAGCGAGTTTGAAGAAATTGGTAGAATTGGAAAAGGATCTTATGGGAATGTTTATAAG GTGCTAAACAAACTGGATGGGCAGTGCTATGCTGTGAAGAAGATTCTCATTAAAAAAGTCTCAAAGGAGGATTGCATGAAG GTTCTCAGAGAAGTGAAAGTGCTGTCCAGTTTGCAACACGTCAACATCGTCGGCTATCACACAGCGTGGATGGAGCACGTTCAGTCCACGACGT ATGCAGAGAATCGCCTACCTGAATTGGCTACACAAGAAGACAT TTCTGACGAGGACCTTGACAGCAGTAGCTCAAGTTACTCTGTAGTTTTCCAAAGCCGAAGCCAGCCGCAGGTGAACTGTTCTTCAAACGCCGCTGTGCCGCCAAGCAATGGCCCACCTGGCAACCCACTAGCGCTGACACAAGAGAAGGGTCAGGAGGCGTGTCCGAGTATGATGCGACGTATCCCCGAGAACTACGTACCCTGCGTCTTCCTGGGACAGAGAGGGCCCATTAAGACCTCGAAATGTCCCGCCGTTGGTTGGGACACGTCCGGACTGTTGGAGGAGGAGTCTAGCAATAGCGGGATTGAGGTCAACAACAACTCCTCCTGTGTTGAAAAGAAGTGTGAGCAGTATAGCGACAATAAACAGATGGCAAAACCCGCTAAGGAG GTCCGCCTCCACCTGATGCTCTACATCCAAATGCAGCTATGTGAACGTTCGCTCAAAGACTGGATGACTGAGAGGAATTCCAAGCCCAAAGAGGAGCAAATTTCAAGAT GTCCTTACGGATGCGTGAACGCTGAGAACACGTTCAGTCTGCTCAGAAAAATTCTGGAAGGGGTGGAATACATTCACACGAGTGGAATAATTCACAGAGACCTCAAG ccAAGGAACATTTTCCTCAACGGTCATGACTGTCACGTTCGTATTGGCGACTTTGGTTTAGCTTGCAGTGGTCTAATACTAAATAATCCTGAAAGCGTCATTTCTCCCACTGATG ATTCCCCACATACGACGGGCGTGGGTACATTTGTCTACGCAGCACCTGAGCAACTGCGGAGCTCCCATTATGATTCAAAG TCAGACATGTACAGCATCGGGGTGCTCGCTCTGGAGCTTTTTCAGCCCTTTGGTACAGAGATGGAGCGAGTCCGGACATTAGGGGACCTGCGAGAGGGGAAAATATCCGAGTCGTTCAGCAACAGATGGCCTGTCCTCGCCAATTACATCTCAAAGCTGACGAGTATTGAGCCCGGCACGCGACCCACGGCCAGCCAGCTTCTACAGAGTGAACTCTTCTGCAGTAAAGATGTG GTAATCTGTGGTTTGAAGAAAAAGGTTGCAGCACAAGAGGAAGAAATTCATCTTTTGAGGAAACAAATACAGCGGCTACAAAGTTCACACAGCACTTTTCAAAATTGTCAGAGTTGGGAAGACACTTGA
- the eif2ak1 gene encoding eukaryotic translation initiation factor 2-alpha kinase 1 isoform X1: MYSLTSASRHLRSEECSSSSNKILLPRSCLLKAVGNHDCSSLPSLATEEDDEVHFDTSDTDSHHEVLLAGRRDSSVQEFASAIPNHLLMGSLLELLCFVYESNPARSRTLFKVIGQRLASMNLLSPLAISDEFSTVRLQHNRAFTELLNAVSSSPYSLEQQSLNINTHNPALRQKERLFQAQTSRYLSEFEEIGRIGKGSYGNVYKVLNKLDGQCYAVKKILIKKVSKEDCMKVLREVKVLSSLQHVNIVGYHTAWMEHVQSTTYAENRLPELATQEDISDEDLDSSSSSYSVVFQSRSQPQVNCSSNAAVPPSNGPPGNPLALTQEKGQEACPSMMRRIPENYVPCVFLGQRGPIKTSKCPAVGWDTSGLLEEESSNSGIEVNNNSSCVEKKCEQYSDNKQMAKPAKEVRLHLMLYIQMQLCERSLKDWMTERNSKPKEEQISRCPYGCVNAENTFSLLRKILEGVEYIHTSGIIHRDLKPRNIFLNGHDCHVRIGDFGLACSGLILNNPESVISPTDDSPHTTGVGTFVYAAPEQLRSSHYDSKSDMYSIGVLALELFQPFGTEMERVRTLGDLREGKISESFSNRWPVLANYISKLTSIEPGTRPTASQLLQSELFCSKDVVICGLKKKVAAQEEEIHLLRKQIQRLQSSHSTFQNCQSWEDT; this comes from the exons ATGTACAGTTTAACGTCCGCTAGCAGGCACTTGCGATCGGAGGAATGTTCTAGTAGCAGTAATAAGATTCTACTTCCCCGAAGCTGTCTGCTTAAAGCCGTTGGTAATCATGACTGCAGTAGTCTGCCAAGTCTTGCCACCGAAGAGGACGATGAAGTACACTTTGACA CTTCCGACACCGACAGTCACCATGAAGTTCTCTTGGCGGGTAGACGCGACTCGTCCGTCCAAGAGTTTGCCTCAGCTATCCCCAACCACCTCCTCATGGGCTCCCTGCTGGAGCTTTTGTGCTTTGTTTACGAAAGTAATCCAGCACGCTCGCGAACATTATTTAAAG TTATTGGCCAGCGGTTAGCTTCTATGAATCTTCTCTCACCTTTGGCCATAAGTGACGAGTTCAGCACAGTCAGACTCCAACACAATCGGGCCTTCACCGAGCTGCTAAACGCTGTTAGCTCCTCACCGTACTcactg GAGCAGCAAAGCCttaacataaacacacacaaccctGCACTGAG ACAAAAGGAGAGACTCTTTCAAGCCCAGACGTCCCGTTATTTAAGCGAGTTTGAAGAAATTGGTAGAATTGGAAAAGGATCTTATGGGAATGTTTATAAG GTGCTAAACAAACTGGATGGGCAGTGCTATGCTGTGAAGAAGATTCTCATTAAAAAAGTCTCAAAGGAGGATTGCATGAAG GTTCTCAGAGAAGTGAAAGTGCTGTCCAGTTTGCAACACGTCAACATCGTCGGCTATCACACAGCGTGGATGGAGCACGTTCAGTCCACGACGT ATGCAGAGAATCGCCTACCTGAATTGGCTACACAAGAAGACAT TTCTGACGAGGACCTTGACAGCAGTAGCTCAAGTTACTCTGTAGTTTTCCAAAGCCGAAGCCAGCCGCAGGTGAACTGTTCTTCAAACGCCGCTGTGCCGCCAAGCAATGGCCCACCTGGCAACCCACTAGCGCTGACACAAGAGAAGGGTCAGGAGGCGTGTCCGAGTATGATGCGACGTATCCCCGAGAACTACGTACCCTGCGTCTTCCTGGGACAGAGAGGGCCCATTAAGACCTCGAAATGTCCCGCCGTTGGTTGGGACACGTCCGGACTGTTGGAGGAGGAGTCTAGCAATAGCGGGATTGAGGTCAACAACAACTCCTCCTGTGTTGAAAAGAAGTGTGAGCAGTATAGCGACAATAAACAGATGGCAAAACCCGCTAAGGAG GTCCGCCTCCACCTGATGCTCTACATCCAAATGCAGCTATGTGAACGTTCGCTCAAAGACTGGATGACTGAGAGGAATTCCAAGCCCAAAGAGGAGCAAATTTCAAGAT GTCCTTACGGATGCGTGAACGCTGAGAACACGTTCAGTCTGCTCAGAAAAATTCTGGAAGGGGTGGAATACATTCACACGAGTGGAATAATTCACAGAGACCTCAAG ccAAGGAACATTTTCCTCAACGGTCATGACTGTCACGTTCGTATTGGCGACTTTGGTTTAGCTTGCAGTGGTCTAATACTAAATAATCCTGAAAGCGTCATTTCTCCCACTGATG ATTCCCCACATACGACGGGCGTGGGTACATTTGTCTACGCAGCACCTGAGCAACTGCGGAGCTCCCATTATGATTCAAAG TCAGACATGTACAGCATCGGGGTGCTCGCTCTGGAGCTTTTTCAGCCCTTTGGTACAGAGATGGAGCGAGTCCGGACATTAGGGGACCTGCGAGAGGGGAAAATATCCGAGTCGTTCAGCAACAGATGGCCTGTCCTCGCCAATTACATCTCAAAGCTGACGAGTATTGAGCCCGGCACGCGACCCACGGCCAGCCAGCTTCTACAGAGTGAACTCTTCTGCAGTAAAGATGTG GTAATCTGTGGTTTGAAGAAAAAGGTTGCAGCACAAGAGGAAGAAATTCATCTTTTGAGGAAACAAATACAGCGGCTACAAAGTTCACACAGCACTTTTCAAAATTGTCAGAGTTGGGAAGACACTTGA